A single window of Nematostella vectensis chromosome 4, jaNemVect1.1, whole genome shotgun sequence DNA harbors:
- the LOC125561984 gene encoding uncharacterized protein LOC125561984 isoform X1, whose protein sequence is MTDDEDDRMSAAIFLPVQLSTADMCSRHCYKFLPVQLSTADMCSRHCYKFLPVQLSTADMCSKHCCKFLPVQLTTADMCSRHCYKFLPVQLSTADMCSKHCCKFLPVQLSTADMCSKHCCKFLPVQLSTADMCSTASFYQYNYLMLICVQSTAASSYQYNYLLLICVQSTVASFYQYNYLLLICVQSTAASFYQYNYLLLICVQSTAASFYQYN, encoded by the exons ATGACAGATGATGAGGATGACAGGATGAGTGCTGCCATATTCCTACCAGTACAACTATCTACTGCTGATATGTGTTCAAGGCACTGCTACAAGTTTCTACCAGTACAACTATCTACTGCTGATATGTGTTCAAGGCACTGCTACAAGTTTCTACCAGTACAACTATCTACTGCTGATATGTGTTCAAAGCACTGCTGCAAGTTTCTACCAGTACAACTAACTACTGCTGATATGTGTTCAAGGCACTGCTACAAGTTCCTACCAGTACAACTATCTACTGCTGATAT GTGTTCAAAGCACTGCTGCAAGTTTCTACCAGTACAACTATCTACTGCTGATATGTGTTCAAAGCACTGCTGCAAGTTTCTACCAGTACAACTATCTACTGCTGATATGTGTTCAACTGCAAGTTTCTACCAGTACAACTATCTAATGCTGATATGCGTTCAAAGCACTGCTGCAAGTTCCTACCAGTACAACTATCTACTGCTGATATGTGTTCAAAGCACTGTTGCAAGTTTCTACCAGTACAACTATCTACTGCTGATATGTGTTCAAAGCACTGCTGCAAGTTTCTACCAGTACAACTATCTACTGCTGATATGTGTTCAAAGCACTGCTGCAAGTTTCTACCAGTACAACTAA
- the LOC125561984 gene encoding uncharacterized protein LOC125561984 isoform X2, translated as MTDDEDDRMSAAIFLPVQLSTADMCSRHCYKFLPVQLSTADMCSKHCCKFLPVQLTTADMCSRHCYKFLPVQLSTADMCSKHCCKFLPVQLSTADMCSKHCCKFLPVQLSTADMCSTASFYQYNYLMLICVQSTAASSYQYNYLLLICVQSTVASFYQYNYLLLICVQSTAASFYQYNYLLLICVQSTAASFYQYN; from the exons ATGACAGATGATGAGGATGACAGGATGAGTGCTGCCATATTCCTACCAGTACAACTATCTACTGCTGATAT GTGTTCAAGGCACTGCTACAAGTTTCTACCAGTACAACTATCTACTGCTGATATGTGTTCAAAGCACTGCTGCAAGTTTCTACCAGTACAACTAACTACTGCTGATATGTGTTCAAGGCACTGCTACAAGTTCCTACCAGTACAACTATCTACTGCTGATAT GTGTTCAAAGCACTGCTGCAAGTTTCTACCAGTACAACTATCTACTGCTGATATGTGTTCAAAGCACTGCTGCAAGTTTCTACCAGTACAACTATCTACTGCTGATATGTGTTCAACTGCAAGTTTCTACCAGTACAACTATCTAATGCTGATATGCGTTCAAAGCACTGCTGCAAGTTCCTACCAGTACAACTATCTACTGCTGATATGTGTTCAAAGCACTGTTGCAAGTTTCTACCAGTACAACTATCTACTGCTGATATGTGTTCAAAGCACTGCTGCAAGTTTCTACCAGTACAACTATCTACTGCTGATATGTGTTCAAAGCACTGCTGCAAGTTTCTACCAGTACAACTAA
- the LOC116603377 gene encoding telomerase-binding protein EST1A, with amino-acid sequence MAARGSTTAKKSATKKVRITYQELVDIAEQLTRDDKATHSRKKSKKKSVEHEKNAEKTQAENSNVADVDLRRLERMKKEQVKNEKTAENTEENTEKRAKKKREMKDKKKRSSEEQKTAVLDNYKSVNKRRETKDSFSSSDGSSTHCIGDIVSSNSRIEDNPCNEGIDNNGKISSGKSKLKRISKEDGKHSQMSHRHKENNGKSEVDTDSHKEDINRDRDRQHRRSKAEKKPQDKNEQGNTSRLCEIQGAHMDEVEESAPVRHGGILRQDSQKHKEVHVHFKESMHGYDGSNELRGIIRIPDGVDITAQETVDIDSMTTGVSELDIDEGQNPQYRLYHSDKDSSIRASNELRAAKEQCISRESTNESQVRREATAEGDLNHHDKAEKRIKAINRQRAQQLLHLTNQAEASLNNLLSKDITSRESFIKARTLSKEIQESAKGVMMLDLSFASKNDMDHVLWKSAFYNVIETFRKTSKLFLGYSHEKHVMSPEEIHQELWDFLVQAHVFYVELMELLQSTHGFDINSVISHPKSSEMLARNAKLALLSCHHILIFLGDIERYKEQMQSSKTINWGAVRVWYLKASKLAPKNGKPYNQLAVIAVYANRKLDAIYYYVRSLAVSSPILTAREKLTTIFYEIQRKAEQLNEDQRQERLRQKRLREQTEEARLGRGRGRGRGVRAMTGERNTNARHEIWVLTHHGVCKRYMVTDEGQVLSVNAAGQQITDDETAENQPEPARESPKVSLQEINKKFMLHYLCAHGLLYTRISMDHLPSLKCELMGELHTLLGYPLCSSVSRATLLQMAAINMFAIDHTTPHDEEETYIRLGTPQDQALNLAFDMVLSLLTACTALLNNQNEPDSYHANDSDFQGNAVLCDTLRQYLPALMVWFDWLRCHVALWLVSSISTHRNLWEAIAGFLNVFSSVQLPDCPTSEKGGEQVSLIEDEFLAGFKPLNDVKRPTLTISNKNQKDIAEDYLRVTVIRDFASFLLSLDNPPVQQNEETGLYCACIASLPSSPEVESTSTHVVQVDVHQPSHHLEPDSDDVIIESIEDAYYSGDEENKGFQQLKAKKDALAREVEAHQERHDKAKALVHENISRPHLMLENYPTYLVPDTNCFVDHLDGLSAIVHSGEFVLVVPLVVINELDGLGREPMLDKYHDPRHAQRVYLNARAAIDFLEDQFSLRNPQVNALTSKGSVLDTIAYRSEDPSARKGNNDDVILSCCLHYCEENFVHRLATADQPITIRRKVVLLTDDRNLRLKAYTRNVPVLPVPLFRRMAHV; translated from the exons ATGGCGGCGCGAGGTTCAACTACTGCTAAGAAGAGCGCCACAAAAAAAGTCCGAATAACGTACCAAGAACTCGTTGATATAGCTGAACAGTTGACCCGAGATGATAAAGCGACACATTCCAGGAAGAAGAGTAAGAAAAAGTCTGTGGAACATGAAAAGAACGCGGAGAAAACACAGGCAGAAAATTCGAATGTGGCTGACGTAGATCTCAGACGGTTAGAAAGGATGAAGAAAGAACAAGTGAAGAACGAGAAAACAGCCGAGAACACTGAagaaaatacagagaaaagggctaaaaagaaaagagagatgAAGGATAAAAAGAAACGGTCCAGCGAAGAGCAAAAAACGGCTGTTTTGGACAATTATAAAAGTGTAAACAAAAGACGAGAAACAAAGGATAGCTTTTCGAGTTCTGATGGAAGTTCTACACATTGTATTGGGGATATTGTATCATCGAACAGCCGGATAGAGGATAATCCTTGCAATGAGGGTATAGATAACAATGGAAAAATCTCCAGTGGTAAAAGTAAATTAAAAAGAATTTCGAAAGAAGACGGTAAACATTCGCAAATGTCTCACCgacacaaagaaaataatggTAAAAGTGAAGTTGACACAGACTCCCATAAAGAGGACATAAACAGAGACAGAGATAGACAGCATAGGAGGTCCAAAGCTGAGAAAAAGCCTCAAGATAAAAATGAACAGGGTAATACTAGCAGGCTGTGTGAAATACAAGGTGCACATATGGATGAGGTTGAGGAGTCTGCACCAGTGAGGCATGGTGGTATACTAAGACAAGACAGTCAAAAACACAAGGAGGTGCATGTGCACTTTAAGGAGAGTATGCATGGGTACGATGGAAGCAATGAGCTGAGAGGAATTATACGGATACCTGACGGGGTGGATATAACTGCACAAGAGACTGTAGATATAGATAGTATGACAACTGGTGTGAGTGAGTTAGACATTGATGAAGGGCAGAATCCTCAATACAGGCTTTATCACTCAGATAAAGATAGCAGTATTCGTGCTTCTAATGAATTGAGGGCTGCTAAAGAGCAATGTATCTCAAGAGAGAGTACCAATGAATCTCAGGTGAGAAGAGAGGCAACTGCTGAAGGCGACTTAAATCATCATGATAAGGCAGAAAAACGAATAAAGGCCATCAACCGACAGCGTGCACAGCAGCTATTGCATCTTACAAACCAGGCTGAGGCCTCCTTAAACAACCTCCTCTCCAAAGACATAACAAGTCGTGAGAGTTTTATTAAAGCGAGAACACTAAGTAAAGAAATCCAAGAATCTGCCAAAGGTGTCATGATGCTTGACCTCAGCTTTGCTTCAAAGAATGATATGGACCACGTTCTCTGGAAAAGTGCATTTTATAATGTCATTGAGACTTTTCGAAAGACAAGTAAACTGTTTTTGGGTTATTCCCATGAGAAACATGTTATGAGTCCAGAGGAGATCCACCAGGAGCTTTGGGATTTCCTAGTTCAGGCTCATGTATTCTATGTTGAGCTGATGGAGTTACTCCAGTCCACACATGGTTTTGATATCAACAGTGTTATTAGTCATCCAAAGAGCTCTGAGATGTTGGCCAGAAAT GCCAAGCTAGCATTGCTAAGCTGTCACCACATACTCATATTCCTTGGCGACATTGAGCGGTACAAGGAGCAGATGCAGTCATCAAAGACTATCAACTGGGGAGCCGTAAGGGTCTGGTACCTTAAGGCTAGTAAGCTAGCACCAAAAAATGGAAAGCCCTACAACCAACTGGCAGTCATTGCAGTGTATGCTAATCGCAAGCTTGATGCAATCTACTACTATGTACGAAGCCTGGCTGTTAGCTCTCCCATCCTTACAGCTAGAGAAAAGCTGACCACTATATTCTATGAAATTCAGAGAAAG GCAGAGCAGCTGAATGAGGATCAGAGACAAGAGAGACTGAGACAGAAGAGGTTACGCGAACAGACAGAGGAGGCAAGGCTTGGCCGAGGGCggggcagggggaggggtgtaaGGGCAATGACTGGAGAGAGAAATACAAATGCCAG ACATGAAATCTGGGTGCTGACTCACCATGGGGTCTGTAAGAGGTATATGGTGACTGACGAAGGACAGGTACTTTCTGTCAATGCAGCAGGCCAGCAGATCACCGATGACGAGACTGCAGAAAACCAACCTGAGCCTGCAAGGGAGTCGCCCAAAGTGTCACTTCAAGAG ATTAACAAGAAGTTCATGTTGCATTACCTATGTGCCCATGGCCTGCTGTACACACGAATCAG CATGGACCACCTGCCTTCGTTAAAATGTGAGCTGATGGGGGAACTGCACACTCTTCTGGGCTATCCCCTCTGCTCCTCTGTGTCCCGCGCTACCCTTCTGCAGATGGCTGCCATCAACATGTTTGCTATCGACCACACAACTCCACATG ATGAAGAAGAGACCTATATCAGGCTTGGGAcaccgcaagaccaagccctGAACCTTGCATTCGACATGGTCCTCTCTCTACTCACTGCATGCACTGCCCTCCTCAACAATCAAAATGAACCGGACAGTTACCATGCCAATGACTCTGATTTTCAAGGCAATgctgtgttgtgtgacacctTAAGGCAGTACTTGCCTGCTCTAATGGTCTGGTTCGACTGGTTGAGGTGCCATGTTGCGTTATGGCTGGTCTCTAGCATAAG CACTCATCGGAACCTGTGGGAAGCTATTGCTGGGTTTCTGAATGTGTTTTCTAGTGTGCAGCTACCAGACTGCCCAACCTCTGAAAAGG GTGGCGAGCAAGTAAGCCTAATTGAGGATGAATTCCTGGCTGGCTTCAAGCCCCTAAATGATGTCAAGAGACCAACTCTGACGATCAGTAATAAAAACCAAAAG GACATCGCTGAGGACTACTTGAGAGTAACTGTCATCAGAGACTTTGCATCTTTCCTGCTGTCATTAGATAACCCACCAGTACAACAGAATGAAGAGACCGGCTTGTACTGTGCATGCATTGCTAGCCTCCCCTCGTCGCCTGAGGTAGAGAGCACGTCTACACATGTTGTGCAAGTTGACGTCCACCAGCCATCGCACCATCTG GAACCTGACTCTGATGACGTTATCATAGAAAGTATTGAGGATGCATACTACTCAGG GGATGAGGAGAACAAAGGCTTTCAGCAACTCAAG GCGAAAAAGGATGCACTGGCTCGTGAAGTGGAAGCTCATCAAGAAAGACATGATAAAGCAAAG GCTCTTGTACATGAAAACATCAGCCGTCCCCATCTAATGCTTGAGAACTACCCCACCTACCTGGTACCTGATACCAATTGCTTTGTTGACCATCTGGACGGCCTCAGTGCTATTGTACACAGTGGGGAATTTGTGCTGGTCGTGCCACTAGTTG TAATCAATGAGCTTGATGGTTTGGGACGAGAGCCCATGCTAGACAAATACCACGACCCAAGACACGCCCAGAGAGTGTACCTCAATGCCAG GGCAGCGATTGATTTCCTGGAAGACCAATTCAGCTTGCGTAACCCGCAGGTCAATGCCCTGACCAGCAAGGGGTCAGTGCTCGACACCATTGCATACAGGAGTGAGGACCCTTCGGCCAGGAAG GGtaataatgatgacgtcattctATCTTGCTGCTTACACTATTGCGAAGAGAATTTTGTCCACAGACTTGCCACAG CTGACCAGCCTATCACGATCAGGCGGAAAGTAGTGCTTCTCACAGACGACAGGAACCTCAGGCTCAAGGCCTACACAAGAAATGTCCCTGTACTCCCAGTACCTCTGTTCCGCAGGATGGCTCATGTGTAG